The DNA window GGTTCTGGTCGTAGGCCTCGCGGGCGAGCGAGTCCACGGCTGCGGCCAGGTCGGCGGTCAGGGCGCGGTCGTAGAGACGTTTGCCGACGCGCAGGACGGCGGGATCATCGTCGTGTTCCGCGTGCCCGGCCGCCGGCAGGCCGGCGGTACCGGCCTCGCGCAGCCGCTGCCGGAACAGCTCCGCCGGATCGCCCTCCTCGAGCACGGCGAGCTCCGCGAGCGCCTTCTCGTCGTAGCGCTTGCGCCGCGGGGGGCCGACCGCCAGCACGCGGCCCCCGGCCATGGTCACCAGGGGCGAGTAGAAGCGCAGGACCAGCCTGTCGCCTGGACAGGGCACCAGCGGCTGCTCCAGGTGCAACTGCACCCGTGCCGAGGTGCGGCCGGCGTCGTGGGAGAGCAGATCCTCGTCCAGGAGGACGACGCGGCCCAGCACCTCGCGGCCGGCGTGGTGCACGTGCACGCGCTGGCGGTTCTTCAATTCGCCCTTGAAGTGCGCCACGAGGTCGATCCGCGCGTCGAGCTGCCGGACCGAGCCGCACAGGCCGGGCGAGACGACCTGATAGCCGCGTTCCATCTCGTCCTTTTTGACGCCGTGCAGGGCCAGGGCCAGGCGCTGGCCGGATCCGCCCCGCGGCACGGGGCGCCCGTGGGCCTGCACGTCGCGTACGCGGACCTTGGCGCCCGCGGGTTCGACGACCAGCTGATCGCCGATCGCGACCGAGCCGCTCCAGCAGGTGCCGGTGACGATCACCCCCGCGCCGGGCATGGTGAAGAGACGGTCCACGGGCAGACGGAAGGGCCCTTCCCCACTTCGTGCGGGCAGGGCCTCGGCCTCGGTCCTGATGGCGGCGCGCAGCTCGTCCAGTCCTTCGCCGGTGACGGCGGAGACCAGGACCGCCGGCTTGTCGGCGAGGAAGGTGCCGGCCGCCAGGTCGCGCACCTCCTCGGCGGCCACCTCGGCCAGCTCACGTTCCACCAGGTCCAGCTTGGTGATCACGATCACGCCGCCGCGCACGCCCAGCGACGCCAGGATCTCGAGGTGCTCCACCGTCTGGGGCATGACCCCCTCGTCGGCCGCCACCACCAGGAAGGCCAGGTCCACGCCGCCGGCGCCGGCCACCATCTGCTTGACAAAGCGCTCGTGGCCCGGCACGTCGACGACGCCCAGGACCGTGCCGTCTCCCAGGGGCAGCTCCGCGAAACCCAGCTCGATGCTGATGCCGCGGTCGCGCTCCTCCTTGAGGCGGTCGGTGTCGGTGCCCGTGAGCGCCTTGATCAGCGCCGACTTGCCGTGGTCGACATGGCCGGCGGTGCCGAGGATGAAATGCCGTGTCGTGCCGCTCACGCGCTCTCCCGCCTGATCCGCGCCCCGAGGGCTGCGAGCTTCTCCTCGATCCGCTCGTACCCGCGGTCGATGTGGTAGACGCGCTCGATCGTGGTCGTGCCCCGCGCCGCGGTGCCGGCCAGGATCAGCGCCGCCGAGGCGCGCAGGTCGGTGGCCATCACGGGCGCGCCCGACAGCTCCGCGACGCCGAAGATCGTCGCCGTGGCCCCGTCGAGCCGGATGTCGGCGCCGAGGCGGCGCAGCTCCGCGGTGTGCGTGAACCGGTCGGGGTAGATGTTCTCGGTGATGTGGCTGACGCCGTCGGCCAGCGCGGCCACGGCCATGATCTGGGCCTGAATGTCGGTCGGGAAGCCCGGGAAGGGCCGCGTCTTGATCTCGACCGGCCGCGGCCGCTGCGGCGCTGCCAGGCGCACGCGGTCTGCGCCGGTCTCGATCTCGCAACCCATGCTGCGCAGGGCGGCCAGCGGCTCCACCAGATGATCGGGCCGGCAGTCCAGCACCGTGACGTCGCCGCCGGTGATGGCGGCCGCGGCGAGGAACGTTCCCGCCTCGATGCGGTCGGGCACGACCTCGTGGCGGATCGGGCCGAGGGCCCGGACGCCCCGCACGGTCAGGGTCGCGCCGCCGAGGCCGTCTATGCGCGCGCCGGACTCGACGAGCGCCTCGGCGAGCTGGGTGACCTCCGGTTCCACGGCGCAGTTGTGCAGCCGGGTCTCGCCGTCGGCCAGCACCGCCGCCATGAGCACGTTGCAGGTGGCGCCCACGCTGCTCGGCTCGAAGCGGAACTCGCCGCCGCGCAGACCCCGCGGAGCGCGGGCGTGGATGTAACCTCCGTCGAGCCCGGGATCCGCGCCCAGGGCGCGCATGCCCTCCAGGTGCAGGTTCACCGGTCGCGGCCCCCAGGCGCAGCCCCCGGGGAGCGAGACCCGCGCCTCGCCCTTGTAGGCCAGCAGCGGTCCGAGCACGTAGACGCTGGCCCGCATGGTCTTGACCAGTTCATAGGGCGCCTCGATGCCGTCGGCACCGGAGGTGTCGATGCGCAGCGTGCCGGCGGTCAGGTCGCAGCGGGCGCCCAGGATCTCCAGCAGGCGCATGAACGTGCGCACGTCCCGCAGATCGGGCACGTTGCGGATGACCGACGCGCCGCTCGACAGCAGCGCGGCGGCCATCAGGGGCAACACGGCGTTCTTGGCGCCGGCGGCCCTCACGTCTCCCGACAGCCGGGTCGGTCCCTCGATGACGAAACGGTCCACGTCAGTCTCCCTGCTGTTGCGGTATGACGTCCGGCAGGCGCGCTGTCACCACGCGCGGCAGGTCGTTGTAGTCGCGGGTCACCTCGATCTCCGCCAGGCCCGACGCGGCGCAGATGGCCGACACCTGGTCGGGCTGGTCGTGTCCGATCTCCACCGCCAGCCAGCCGCCCGGGAAGAGCCACGCGGCGGCGCGGCGGGCCAGCTCGTGGTAGAAGCGCAGGCCGTCCGGCCCCCCGTCGAGGGCCGCGACCGGGTCGTGGGCCAGCACCTCACGCGGCAGTCCCGGCACGTCGGCGCTGCGGATGTACGGCGGGTTGCTCACCAGCAGGTTGGCCCGACCCCGCAGGTCGGCCGGGAAGGGCTCGTCCAGCTCGCCGACCAGGAACTCCACGCGGGCGGCGACGCCGAGACGGCGCGCGTTGACCCGGCCGAGTTCGACCGCCGGTCCGGAGATGTCCGAGGCGATGACCCGCAGGCGCGGGATCTCCGCCGCCAGCGTGCAGGCGATGACGCCGCTGCCGCACCCGATCTCCAGGGCCAGGGGCGACAGCAGGCTGCTGTTGCCGCCGGTCAGCAGGCCGAGGCAGGTCTCCACCAGACGCTCCGTCTCCGGGCGCGGTATGAAGACGCCGGCGGCCATCTTGAACCCCCGCCCGTAGAACTCCGTTTCGCCCAGCAGCGCCTGCAACGGCTCGCCGGCGGCGCGGCGCTTCACGAGTCCGCGGTACCGGTCCAGCTCGTCGGGCGTCAGCGGTCGGTCGTGATTCAGGTAGAGATCTATGCGCGCGAGGCCGAGAACGTCGCCCAGCAGCCGCTCGGCGTTGAGACGGGCGGAATCGACACCCTTGTCCGCCAGATAGTCGGCGGTGACGAGAATCAGGTCGCGTACGGTCTTCAGTGGTTCGGCCATGGTCCCCCCGCGGCGGCCGTCACCCCCGTACCGGTGCCACGATCTCAACCGCCTCGGCTCTCTGCAAGCGCCTCCTGCCGGCGGTGTTCGCGGATGGCGTCCACGACCGCCTCCAGCTCTCCCTGCATGATGGCGTCGAGACTGTGAACGGTCAACCCGATCCGGTGATCGGTCACGCGGCTCTGGGGAAAATTGTAGGTGCGGATCTTGGCGCTGCGGTCCCCGGTGCCGACCATGGACCGCCGCTCTGCCGAGCGCTGCGCCTCCTGCTCGGCGATGGCCTGCTCCAGCAGGCGCGACCGCAGCACCGTCATGGCCTTGGCCTTGTTCTTGTGCTGCGACTTCTCGTCCTGGCACTGCACGACGATGCCGCTGGGCAGGTGGGTGATGCGCACCGCGGAATCGGTGGTGTTGACCGACTGGCCGCCGGGCCCCTGGGCGCGGTAGACGTCGATGCGCAGATCGTTCTCTTCGATCCGGACGTCCACCTCCTCGGCCTCGGGCAGCACCGCCACCGTCACGGCGGAGGTGTGGATGCGACCCTGCGACTCGGTCGCCGGCACGCGCTGGACGCGGTGTACGCCGCTCTCCCAGCGCAGCACGCCGTACACGTCGTCGCCGCGGATGGCGTAGCTGACCTCCTTCATGCCGCCGGACGCGCCGGGCGTGCCTCCGATCAGCTCTGTCTTCCAGCCGCGACGCTCGGCGAAGCGCACGTACATGCGCGCCACCTCCTCGGCGAAGAGGGCCGCCTCGTCGCCGCCGGTACCGGCGCGAACCTCCAGGATGGCGTCGCGGTCGTCGTTCGGATCGGGGGGCAGCAGCGCCAGCTCGAATTCGGCGCTCGCCTGCGTCAGGGCCTCCTCGAGCTGCGGTAGCTCCTCCCTGACAAGTTCCAGGAGATCCGGGTCGTCCTCGGTCGCCAGCAGCTCCCGGTTGCCGGCGACCTGCGCGTCCAGGGCCAGCCAGCGCTCGCCCAGAGCCAGGATGTCGCTCAGCCGGGCGTGCTCGCGCGACACCTCGCGGAATCTGTCGCGATCCTTGACGAGTCCGGGACGACTCAGCTCGGCCTCGATTTCCGACCGGCGATCGCGGAGTCCGGCAATGATCTCGCGCATTTCAATCCGTCCCGGTTTCGGCGGCCGGTGCGGGGGCCAGCTCGAAGTATGTCTTCTCGCGGAATCCCTCTGCCTCCGGGGTCAACACGGCCTTCAGGGCGGCCAGGCCCACTTCCAGCTGGCTGTCGTCGGGGCGGCTGGTGGTGATCTTCTGCAGCATCAGTCCGGGCCAGATCAGCGGACGCAGCCAGGCGGCGTCCTTGAAGCGACCCGACAGCTTGATGACCTCGTAGGCCAGCCCGCCGATCACGGGGATGAAGGCCAGCCGCAGCAGGCGCTCGCCGATGGTCTCCGGCCGCCCCAGGAAACTGAAGACGACCAGCGCGATGAGCATCACGAAGAAGAGGAAGCTGGTGCCGCAGCGGGGATGCAGGGTGGTGAAGGGGCGCGTCTGCTCGATCGTCAGCTCGCGCTCGTTCTCGAAGGCGTGGATGGACATGTGCTCGGCGCCGTGATACTCGAAGACGCGCGCCATGTCCTTCATCCTGGAGATCAGCTTGAGATAGAGCACGAACATGGCGATGCGGATGACGCCGTCGACCACGTTGAACCAGATGCTGTGCTCCACGCCAATCAGGTCGGTGATCAGCAGGGGCAGGTAGAAGAACAGCCCCAGGCTCAGGGCGAACGCGAGGACGATGGTGCCCCACATCATGACGGTGTCGCGTGCGCCCTTCTTCTCCTCGGCAACGCGATCGTCCTCGAGCGCCTGGTCGGCGGAGTACATCAGCGCGGCGATGCCGATGCTCATGGATTCCAGCAGGTGGATACCGCCGCGCAGCAGCGGCACGTTCAGCCATGGCAGGCGCTTCATGATGCTGCGGAAGGGTTTCTTGCGCACGACGATACGGCCCCCGGGCGTGCGCACGGCGGTGGCGATGGCGGTCGGCGACCGCATCATCACCCCCTCGATGACCGCCTGGCCGCCCACGGCCAGATCCAGCTTGCCGGGATCGTATTCCCGCCCGTCGGTACCTTCACTCATGGAAACTCCTGCTCGGTTCGTCGCCTGGTGCCCTCCACATAGAAAGAGGGCGCCGGTCAATTCGCCAGCACCCTCGTCAATTAGTGTGTCGGGCGTGCGGCGCATCCTCTATCGGTGCGTCCGCTCCGCTAATTCTTCTTCTTCTTGTCCCCGTAGACTCCCTCGTAGCGCTTCATGAAGCGTTCCACTCGGCCTGCCGTATCGACGATCTTCTGCTGGCCCGTGAAAAACGGGTGGCAGGCGGAGCAGATCTCCACGTTGATCTTCGCCATGGTGGAGCGGGTATTGATCACGTTGCCGCAGAGACAGGTGATCTCGCAATCCACGTACTTGGGATGGATGCCCTTTTTCATTCCTCACACCTCGATCGCATGTCAACGCACGGTGAACAGCCAACTAGATAGTGATTCGGCGCCCAAAGAGCAAATATTTTGTCCTCTATACCCTGCTAGGCGTTCATGGCGGCCAGGAACTGTTCGTTGTTCTTGGTCTTGCCCAGCTTGTCGATGAGAAACTCCATCGCCTCCTGGGGACTGTAGTCGCCCAGGTACTTGCGCAGGATCCAGATCTTGTTGAGATCCTTGGGATCGATCAGCAGATCCTCCTTGCGCGTGCCCGACTTGAAGATGTCCACGGCCGGGTAGACCCGCTTCTCGGCGATCTTGCGGTCCAGGACCAGCTCCATGTTGCCGGTGCCCTTGAACTCCTCGAAAATGACTTCGTCCATGCGCGAACCGGTCTCGATCAGGGCCGTGGCGATGATCGTCAGCGACCCGCCCTCCTCGATGTTGCGCGCGGCCCCTAAGAAGCGCTTGGGCTTCTGCAGGGCGTTGGAGTCCACGCCGCCCGACAGGATCTTGCCCGAGTGGGGTACCACGGTGTTGTGGGCGCGCGCCAGGCGGGTGATCGAATCGAGGAGGATCACCACGTCCTGGTGGTGCTCCACCAGGCGGCGGGCCTTGGCCAGCACCATGCTGGCGACCTGCACGTGCCGTTCGGCCGGCTCGTCGAAGGTGGAGCTGACGACCTCGCCGCGCACCGAGCGGGCCATGTCGGTGACCTCTTCCGGACGCTCGTCGATCAGCAGCACGATCAGGTGGACGTGGGGATTGTTCTCGGTGATGGCGTTGGCGATCTTCTGCAGGATGATGGTCTTGCCGGCACGCGGGGGCGAGACGATCAGGCCGCGCTGCCCCTTCCCTATCGGTGCCATCAGGTTGATCAG is part of the bacterium genome and encodes:
- the selB gene encoding selenocysteine-specific translation elongation factor, coding for MSGTTRHFILGTAGHVDHGKSALIKALTGTDTDRLKEERDRGISIELGFAELPLGDGTVLGVVDVPGHERFVKQMVAGAGGVDLAFLVVAADEGVMPQTVEHLEILASLGVRGGVIVITKLDLVERELAEVAAEEVRDLAAGTFLADKPAVLVSAVTGEGLDELRAAIRTEAEALPARSGEGPFRLPVDRLFTMPGAGVIVTGTCWSGSVAIGDQLVVEPAGAKVRVRDVQAHGRPVPRGGSGQRLALALHGVKKDEMERGYQVVSPGLCGSVRQLDARIDLVAHFKGELKNRQRVHVHHAGREVLGRVVLLDEDLLSHDAGRTSARVQLHLEQPLVPCPGDRLVLRFYSPLVTMAGGRVLAVGPPRRKRYDEKALAELAVLEEGDPAELFRQRLREAGTAGLPAAGHAEHDDDPAVLRVGKRLYDRALTADLAAAVDSLAREAYDQNPLRGGVSKEEARRRVKFDGGRAEWNTLVEALAAVRGWTTAGERIGPAGAAALPVALQAAVDKVETVLKDAGLTGTDTADLGGDSHESLRYLTANGR
- the murA gene encoding UDP-N-acetylglucosamine 1-carboxyvinyltransferase codes for the protein MDRFVIEGPTRLSGDVRAAGAKNAVLPLMAAALLSSGASVIRNVPDLRDVRTFMRLLEILGARCDLTAGTLRIDTSGADGIEAPYELVKTMRASVYVLGPLLAYKGEARVSLPGGCAWGPRPVNLHLEGMRALGADPGLDGGYIHARAPRGLRGGEFRFEPSSVGATCNVLMAAVLADGETRLHNCAVEPEVTQLAEALVESGARIDGLGGATLTVRGVRALGPIRHEVVPDRIEAGTFLAAAAITGGDVTVLDCRPDHLVEPLAALRSMGCEIETGADRVRLAAPQRPRPVEIKTRPFPGFPTDIQAQIMAVAALADGVSHITENIYPDRFTHTAELRRLGADIRLDGATATIFGVAELSGAPVMATDLRASAALILAGTAARGTTTIERVYHIDRGYERIEEKLAALGARIRRESA
- the prmC gene encoding peptide chain release factor N(5)-glutamine methyltransferase yields the protein MAEPLKTVRDLILVTADYLADKGVDSARLNAERLLGDVLGLARIDLYLNHDRPLTPDELDRYRGLVKRRAAGEPLQALLGETEFYGRGFKMAAGVFIPRPETERLVETCLGLLTGGNSSLLSPLALEIGCGSGVIACTLAAEIPRLRVIASDISGPAVELGRVNARRLGVAARVEFLVGELDEPFPADLRGRANLLVSNPPYIRSADVPGLPREVLAHDPVAALDGGPDGLRFYHELARRAAAWLFPGGWLAVEIGHDQPDQVSAICAASGLAEIEVTRDYNDLPRVVTARLPDVIPQQQGD
- the prfA gene encoding peptide chain release factor 1, whose translation is MREIIAGLRDRRSEIEAELSRPGLVKDRDRFREVSREHARLSDILALGERWLALDAQVAGNRELLATEDDPDLLELVREELPQLEEALTQASAEFELALLPPDPNDDRDAILEVRAGTGGDEAALFAEEVARMYVRFAERRGWKTELIGGTPGASGGMKEVSYAIRGDDVYGVLRWESGVHRVQRVPATESQGRIHTSAVTVAVLPEAEEVDVRIEENDLRIDVYRAQGPGGQSVNTTDSAVRITHLPSGIVVQCQDEKSQHKNKAKAMTVLRSRLLEQAIAEQEAQRSAERRSMVGTGDRSAKIRTYNFPQSRVTDHRIGLTVHSLDAIMQGELEAVVDAIREHRRQEALAESRGG
- a CDS encoding DUF1385 domain-containing protein; this encodes MSEGTDGREYDPGKLDLAVGGQAVIEGVMMRSPTAIATAVRTPGGRIVVRKKPFRSIMKRLPWLNVPLLRGGIHLLESMSIGIAALMYSADQALEDDRVAEEKKGARDTVMMWGTIVLAFALSLGLFFYLPLLITDLIGVEHSIWFNVVDGVIRIAMFVLYLKLISRMKDMARVFEYHGAEHMSIHAFENERELTIEQTRPFTTLHPRCGTSFLFFVMLIALVVFSFLGRPETIGERLLRLAFIPVIGGLAYEVIKLSGRFKDAAWLRPLIWPGLMLQKITTSRPDDSQLEVGLAALKAVLTPEAEGFREKTYFELAPAPAAETGTD
- the rpmE gene encoding 50S ribosomal protein L31, coding for MKKGIHPKYVDCEITCLCGNVINTRSTMAKINVEICSACHPFFTGQQKIVDTAGRVERFMKRYEGVYGDKKKKN
- the rho gene encoding transcription termination factor Rho: MDIKELQDKSIIELVDIARDLNIEGLSTLRKSELIFKILEGQTEKNGLIFAEGVLQVLQEGYGFLRSAKYNYLPGPDDIYLSPSQIKKFDLKTGDTVSGQVRPPKDNERYFALLKVESVNYEDPEKAKTMTLFDNLTPLYPEEMLNLECENGDITTRLINLMAPIGKGQRGLIVSPPRAGKTIILQKIANAITENNPHVHLIVLLIDERPEEVTDMARSVRGEVVSSTFDEPAERHVQVASMVLAKARRLVEHHQDVVILLDSITRLARAHNTVVPHSGKILSGGVDSNALQKPKRFLGAARNIEEGGSLTIIATALIETGSRMDEVIFEEFKGTGNMELVLDRKIAEKRVYPAVDIFKSGTRKEDLLIDPKDLNKIWILRKYLGDYSPQEAMEFLIDKLGKTKNNEQFLAAMNA